A genomic window from Micromonospora violae includes:
- a CDS encoding dienelactone hydrolase family protein: protein MDEQRRTVTVPIGDAQLPADLTLPAQPVGVVLFAHGSGSSRHSPRNVAVARTLNDRGLGTVLADLLTPIEDEVDARTAELRFDIGLLASRLTGFVDWLAVQRPAGDVPVGLFGASTGAAAALITAASRADRVAAVVSRGGRPDLAEAALAQVRTPTLLLVGGLDEEVIALNEQALAELGDVGELRVIPGATHLFEEPGTLEQVADQAGTWFTTHLSR from the coding sequence ATGGACGAGCAGCGCAGAACCGTGACAGTGCCGATCGGGGACGCTCAACTCCCGGCCGACCTGACGCTGCCCGCCCAGCCGGTCGGTGTGGTGCTGTTCGCGCACGGCAGCGGCAGTTCCCGGCACAGCCCGCGCAACGTGGCGGTGGCCCGGACGCTGAACGACCGTGGGCTCGGCACGGTGCTGGCGGATCTGCTCACCCCGATCGAGGACGAGGTGGACGCCCGAACGGCCGAGCTGCGCTTCGACATCGGGCTGCTGGCCAGCCGGCTGACCGGGTTCGTCGACTGGCTCGCCGTGCAGCGGCCCGCCGGTGACGTGCCGGTCGGCCTGTTCGGGGCCAGCACGGGCGCGGCCGCCGCCCTGATCACAGCGGCATCCCGGGCCGATCGGGTGGCCGCCGTGGTCAGCCGGGGTGGTCGGCCGGACCTGGCCGAAGCCGCGCTGGCCCAGGTGCGTACGCCGACGTTGCTGTTGGTCGGTGGGCTGGACGAGGAGGTGATCGCCCTCAACGAGCAGGCGTTGGCCGAGTTGGGGGATGTGGGCGAGCTGCGGGTTATCCCCGGCGCCACCCATCTCTTCGAGGAGCCCGGCACCCTGGAGCAGGTCGCCGACCAGGCCGGCACCTGGTTCACCACACACCTCAGCCGATGA
- a CDS encoding AI-2E family transporter, translated as MAAEDPGPTGGPGPRQTWAALPWLVRTAVLWSACLVVIAAGLYLLGRIAVLLAPLAIALAATIFLTALLDPVLLLLRRLRLPAALAALCTVLLLLGILVGVGALVWNLTASQFDQLSQELTQGVERSRDFVTSTLPVTEAQLDQLIDQARQGLGGSSPDPVAGARTATEVFGSALLALVLLFFLLKDGRSMWHWVLSRVSGPNQPVLAEAGRAGWQTLGAYSRGTMFIAAIDALGIGLALVVLRVPLALPLALITFLGGFVPIIGATVAGAVAVLVALAANGPTTALLTLAAVIAVQQIEGNLLEPLVMKRQVRLHPAVILVAVTAGTLIAGIAGAFVSVPITAVLWRVIDTVQQRRAASALLPTD; from the coding sequence ATGGCCGCAGAAGATCCGGGACCGACCGGCGGCCCCGGGCCGCGCCAGACCTGGGCGGCGCTGCCCTGGCTGGTCCGGACCGCGGTGTTGTGGAGCGCCTGCCTGGTGGTGATCGCGGCGGGGCTCTACCTGCTCGGCCGGATAGCCGTCCTGCTGGCACCACTGGCCATCGCGCTGGCGGCCACCATCTTCCTCACCGCGCTGCTCGACCCGGTCCTGCTTCTGCTGCGCCGGCTGCGCCTACCGGCGGCGCTGGCCGCGCTCTGCACCGTGCTGCTGCTGCTCGGCATCCTGGTCGGCGTCGGCGCCCTGGTCTGGAACCTGACCGCCAGTCAGTTCGATCAGCTCAGCCAGGAGCTGACGCAGGGGGTCGAGCGCAGTCGGGATTTCGTGACGTCCACGTTGCCGGTCACCGAGGCACAGCTGGACCAACTGATCGACCAGGCCCGGCAGGGGCTCGGTGGCAGCTCTCCGGACCCGGTGGCCGGCGCCCGGACCGCCACCGAGGTGTTCGGCTCCGCGCTGCTGGCCCTGGTGCTGCTCTTCTTCCTGCTCAAGGATGGCCGGTCGATGTGGCACTGGGTGCTGTCGCGGGTGTCCGGCCCGAACCAGCCCGTGCTGGCCGAGGCCGGCCGGGCCGGGTGGCAGACGTTGGGCGCGTACAGCCGGGGCACGATGTTCATCGCCGCGATCGATGCGCTGGGCATCGGGCTGGCCCTCGTGGTGCTGCGGGTGCCACTCGCCCTGCCGCTGGCGTTGATCACGTTCCTCGGCGGGTTCGTGCCGATCATCGGGGCGACGGTCGCCGGTGCGGTGGCGGTGCTGGTGGCGCTGGCCGCGAACGGTCCCACCACCGCGCTGCTCACCCTCGCAGCGGTGATCGCCGTGCAGCAGATCGAGGGCAACCTGTTGGAGCCGCTGGTCATGAAGCGTCAGGTCCGACTGCATCCGGCGGTGATCCTGGTGGCGGTCACCGCGGGCACACTGATCGCGGGGATCGCCGGGGCCTTCGTCAGCGTCCCGATCACCGCCGTCCTCTGGCGGGTCATCGACACCGTTCAACAACGGCGAGCGGCCTCGGCCCTGCTGCCCACCGACTGA
- a CDS encoding antitoxin, whose translation MSDFMGKAKDFADKHDKQVDQGAEKAGEMADKRTGGKYGDQIDKGVDQAQARTGEGDQVR comes from the coding sequence GTGAGTGACTTCATGGGCAAGGCCAAGGACTTCGCGGACAAGCACGACAAGCAGGTCGACCAGGGCGCGGAGAAGGCCGGCGAGATGGCCGACAAGCGCACCGGCGGCAAGTACGGCGACCAGATCGACAAGGGCGTGGACCAGGCCCAGGCGCGCACCGGCGAGGGCGACCAGGTCCGCTGA